From Melospiza melodia melodia isolate bMelMel2 chromosome 19, bMelMel2.pri, whole genome shotgun sequence, one genomic window encodes:
- the SLC9A8 gene encoding sodium/hydrogen exchanger 8 isoform X3, with protein MTIFFSLLVIAICIILVHLLIEYRLHFLPESVAVVSLGILMGAFIKIIEAQKLANWKEEEMFRPNMFFLLLLPPIIFESGYSLHKGNFFQNIGSIILFSVFGTAISAFIVGGGIYFLGRADVIYKLNMTDSFAFGSLISAVDPVATIAIFNALNVDPVLNMLVFGESILNDAVSIVLTNTAEGLTRENMSDVSGWQTFLQALGYFLKMFFGSAALGTLTGLISALVLKHIDLRKTPSLEFGMMIIFAYLPYGLAEGISLSGIMAILFSGIVMSHYTHHNLSPVTQILMQQTLRTVAFMCETCVFAFLGLSIFSFPHKFEMSFVIWCIVLVLFGRAVNIFPLSYLLNFFRDHKITPKMMFIMWFSGLRGAIPYALSLHLGLEPIEKRQLIGTTTIIIVLFTILLLGGGTMPLIRLVDIEDSKPRKRSKKDVNLSKTEKMGNTIESEHLSELTEEEYEAQYIKRQNLKGFMRLDVEYLNPFFTRRLTQEDLHDGRIQMKTLTNKWYEEVRQGPSGSEDDEQELLQQSGAGAR; from the exons GTATCCTTATGGGAGCTTTTATAAAAATCATAGAGGCTCAAAAGCTGGCCAACTGGAAG gaagaAGAAATGTTTCGTCCAAAtatgttttttctgcttttgcttcCACCTATTATATTTGAATCTGGATATTCACTGCACAAG GGTAATTTTTTTCAGAACATTGGTTCCATCATTCTGTTCTCAGTATTTGGCACTGCAATATCAGCTTTCATTGTAGGTGGAGGAATCTATTTCCTGGGCCGG GCTGATGTAATTTATAAACTCAACATGACAGACAG TTTTGCATTCGGCTCTTTGATATCTGCAGTTGACCCTGTGGCTACTATTGCCATTTTCAATGCCCTTAATGTGGATCCTGTGCTTAACATGTTGGTTTTTGGAGAAAGTATTCTCAACGATGCAGTCTCAATTGTCCTGACCAA CACAGCAGAAGGTTTGACAAGGGAAAATATGTCAGATGTAAGTGGATGGCAAACCTTTCTACAGGCACTGGGATACTTTCTCAAGATGTTCTTTGGCTCTGCAGCACTTGGCACACTTACTGGTCTTATTTCTGCATTA GTACTAAAGCACATTGATTTAAGGAAGACACCTTCCCTGGAATTTGGGATGATGATTATCTTTGCTTACCTTCCTTATGGACTTGCAGAAGGGATCTCACTCTCAG GTATCATGGCAATCCTGTTCTCTGGCATCGTGATGTCTCACTACACTCACCACAACCTGTCCCCAGTGACACAGATCCTGATGCAGCAGACACTCAGAACTGTGGCTTTCATGTGTG AAACGTGTGTTTTTGCATTTCTTGGCCTGTCAATTTTTAGTTTTCCTCACAAGTTTGAAATGTCCTTTGTCATCTGGTGCATA gTGCTGGTTCTCTTTGGTAGAGCAGTGAATATTTTTCCACTTTCCTACCTACTCAACTTTTTCCGTGATCATAAAATCACTCCCAAAATGATGTTTATCATGTGGTTTAGTG GATTACGTGGTGCCATTCCCTATGCCctcagcctgcacctgggcctgGAGCCCATCGAGAAGCGGCAGCTCATCGGCACCACGACCATCATCATCGTGCTCTTCACCATCCTGCTGCTGGGAGGGGGAACCATGCCCCTCATCAGGCTCGTGGACATCGAGGACTCCAAGCCCCGCAAGAGGAGCAAGAAGGACGTCAATCTCAGCAAGACAGAGAAGATG GGAAACACCATAGAATCTGAGCATTTGTCAGAGCTCACAGAGGAGGAATATGAAGCCCAGTACATAAAACGTCAGAACCTCAAAGGGTTTATGCGGCTTGATGTGGAGTATTTGAATCCTTTCTTCACCAGAAGACTCACACAAGAA GACCTGCACGACGGGCGCATCCAGATGAAGACCCTGACCAACAAGTGGTACGAGGAGGTGCGCCAGGGCCCCTCGGGCTCCGAGGACGacgagcaggagctgctgcagcagagcggggccggggcgcgctGA